The Thalassotalea sp. 273M-4 genome includes a region encoding these proteins:
- a CDS encoding sodium-dependent transporter has protein sequence MNAPREHFSSKLGFILAAAGSAVGIGNIVGFPVNAAKNGGGAFLLMYAIFVFAICLPVMIAEMAIGRKTASNPVGAYSSLTNNDAKWRLAGLLGVITPFMIGVFYSVITVWIFIYLASAMMGNLDYLASPNGFSEIINNPTYLFSALVAVAFIVGIILKMGVKDGIERAARVMMPALFVMLLLLVIFVLTLDNAFAGLKFYLIPEVSKINASVVNGALSQAFFSLSLGMGILITYGSYISKKANIPSSARLVAITDTSVAFIAGLMVLPAIFSFNQNVNPNELSDSSVSMIFVFLPKIFLALQATVGYFLASAIASVFFLLVFFAAITSLVSILEVPVAYVMDEKKVSRSKSLKIILATAGVLTVLCIISFGLVPWLTEFTSYGGGKTKSLFDVIYDIFYDTILPLNGLLLCLFVSYRWKKQNLHAELSAGNPGFANSFLAKYVDFSLGTIIPVVLLVIFINTVAKIYFGHALIG, from the coding sequence ATGAATGCACCAAGAGAGCACTTTAGCTCCAAACTTGGCTTTATTTTGGCCGCGGCAGGTTCTGCTGTCGGTATTGGTAACATAGTAGGCTTTCCCGTAAATGCGGCTAAAAATGGTGGTGGCGCATTCTTGTTAATGTACGCGATTTTTGTTTTTGCCATCTGTTTACCGGTCATGATTGCTGAGATGGCCATTGGCCGTAAAACAGCGTCTAACCCAGTTGGCGCTTATTCATCGCTGACGAATAACGATGCGAAATGGCGCCTTGCGGGCTTACTTGGGGTTATTACCCCATTTATGATTGGGGTATTTTACTCTGTCATCACCGTATGGATTTTCATTTATTTAGCCTCAGCCATGATGGGGAATCTTGACTACCTTGCCAGCCCTAATGGCTTTTCCGAGATCATTAATAACCCAACGTATTTATTTTCTGCCTTGGTCGCGGTGGCATTTATTGTCGGGATCATTTTAAAAATGGGGGTTAAAGACGGTATCGAACGAGCAGCCAGAGTCATGATGCCGGCGTTGTTCGTTATGTTGCTGTTATTGGTTATTTTCGTACTTACCTTAGATAATGCGTTTGCGGGTTTAAAATTTTATTTAATCCCTGAGGTCAGCAAAATTAATGCCTCAGTGGTGAATGGTGCCTTGTCTCAAGCCTTTTTCTCATTATCTTTAGGTATGGGGATCTTGATTACTTACGGTTCTTATATTAGCAAAAAAGCAAACATCCCAAGTTCTGCCAGATTGGTAGCCATAACCGATACCTCGGTCGCTTTTATTGCCGGGTTAATGGTGTTGCCCGCAATTTTTTCATTTAACCAAAATGTGAATCCTAACGAATTAAGTGACAGTTCTGTCTCGATGATATTTGTTTTCTTACCAAAAATATTTCTCGCATTACAAGCAACCGTCGGTTATTTCTTGGCAAGTGCTATTGCTTCTGTTTTCTTTTTATTGGTATTTTTTGCCGCCATCACTTCTCTGGTATCAATATTAGAAGTACCGGTCGCTTATGTGATGGATGAAAAGAAGGTTAGCCGATCGAAATCATTGAAAATCATCTTGGCAACGGCCGGAGTTTTAACCGTACTTTGTATTATTTCGTTTGGCTTGGTGCCGTGGCTAACCGAATTTACCAGCTATGGCGGTGGCAAAACTAAGTCACTATTTGATGTGATTTACGATATTTTCTACGACACCATTTTACCGTTAAACGGTCTACTGCTTTGTTTATTTGTCAGTTACCGTTGGAAAAAGCAAAATTTACATGCCGAATTAAGTGCAGGAAACCCAGGCTTTGCCAATAGCTTTTTAGCTAAGTACGTTGATTTTTCTTTAGGCACAATTATTCCTGTGGTGTTGTTGGTGATTTTTATCAATACGGTGGCAAAAATTTACTTTGGTCATGCCCTGATTGGCTAA
- a CDS encoding class I SAM-dependent methyltransferase, with the protein MSNIPLHPYNQQELLECHRLFHGRGHAYTGLEHVCIDWLPPVALITLYKEESDDFIAQVSEQLRQKLPHCKSIQLQYRCRHKAPLEVVWGENIDALVVKEWGLNYQLQLGKAQNSGLFLDMRNGRQWVQQHAHGRNVLNLFAYTCAFSVAAVDGGASKVVNIDISKAPLAKGRDNHRLNQHDLAKVVFEGVDIFKSYSRLIKHGPYDLLICDPPSFQKGSVDVKRDYPKIIRRLPKLMHDQGLLMLCLNSPDLSEEFIYQMIEQECPQCEFIEQLSPPDVYQESMPGKGLKILIFKYHQSS; encoded by the coding sequence ATGTCTAATATTCCTTTACATCCCTACAATCAGCAAGAATTGCTCGAATGCCACCGCCTGTTTCATGGTCGTGGTCATGCGTATACTGGCTTAGAGCATGTCTGCATCGACTGGTTACCTCCTGTCGCCCTAATAACGCTATACAAAGAAGAGAGCGATGATTTTATCGCCCAAGTGAGCGAGCAATTACGTCAGAAATTACCTCACTGTAAAAGTATTCAACTGCAATATCGTTGTCGCCATAAGGCACCTCTTGAGGTCGTTTGGGGTGAGAATATTGATGCCCTGGTGGTCAAAGAGTGGGGGCTAAATTATCAGTTACAACTGGGGAAAGCTCAAAACAGCGGCTTATTTTTAGATATGCGAAATGGTCGCCAGTGGGTACAACAACACGCCCATGGTCGCAATGTGTTAAATTTATTTGCCTATACCTGTGCCTTTTCGGTTGCAGCAGTTGACGGTGGTGCGAGTAAAGTAGTCAATATTGACATCAGTAAGGCACCATTAGCGAAAGGACGTGATAATCACCGATTAAATCAGCATGACCTGGCAAAAGTAGTCTTTGAAGGCGTCGATATATTCAAATCCTACAGTCGATTAATCAAACACGGGCCTTACGATTTATTAATTTGTGATCCACCGTCATTTCAAAAAGGCAGTGTCGATGTGAAAAGAGATTACCCTAAAATCATTCGTCGTTTACCTAAACTTATGCATGATCAAGGTTTGTTAATGTTGTGTCTTAATTCTCCGGACTTAAGCGAAGAATTTATCTATCAGATGATAGAGCAAGAGTGCCCACAATGTGAATTTATTGAGCAATTATCACCGCCTGACGTTTACCAAGAGTCTATGCCTGGTAAAGGTTTAAAAATCCTTATTTTTAAATACCATCAGAGTAGCTAA
- a CDS encoding LysE family translocator, with protein MAVELWLSLVLICILGALSPGPSLALVIRYTICAGSNIGFYSAISHGVAITLYAAIAVTGIGLVIVQSPLIFKWVQYSGAAFLVYLAFKALTSKASTLTIATTIKEHNINAVTAIRDGFLIAFLNPKIAIFFLALFSQFVDIDAHLSQKILLVLTVGCIDTLWYVLVAYGLSRGPVLERLKSQSYIIDRITAVVLIFLAFRVVLS; from the coding sequence ATGGCAGTTGAGTTATGGCTATCTTTGGTTTTAATTTGTATTTTGGGCGCCTTATCGCCGGGTCCAAGCCTTGCTTTGGTGATTCGCTATACGATCTGTGCCGGTTCTAATATTGGCTTCTATAGCGCTATTAGCCATGGCGTGGCAATTACCTTATACGCGGCGATTGCCGTTACTGGGATTGGGCTAGTGATCGTGCAATCACCTCTGATCTTTAAATGGGTTCAATATAGTGGTGCCGCATTTCTAGTGTATTTGGCATTTAAGGCTCTTACCAGTAAGGCCAGTACATTGACCATAGCTACAACAATCAAGGAACATAACATTAATGCCGTGACCGCTATTCGAGATGGTTTTTTAATTGCGTTTTTAAACCCTAAAATAGCGATTTTCTTTTTAGCTTTATTTAGTCAATTTGTTGATATTGATGCTCATTTAAGTCAAAAAATATTGCTGGTTTTAACCGTCGGCTGTATCGATACTCTATGGTATGTACTCGTGGCATACGGTTTATCAAGGGGCCCAGTGCTTGAGCGGCTAAAAAGTCAGAGTTATATTATTGACCGGATCACCGCTGTCGTACTGATCTTTTTAGCCTTTAGAGTTGTGCTAAGTTAA
- a CDS encoding DNA ligase codes for MNITYLVFAPVLLYFSLFGCWAKTKHPLLQHAKIWQHNLDLSQYLVSEKYDGVRARWTGQKLISRNGNEFLAPKWFIAKFPKVALDGELWAGRGKFEQTLSIVKQSSSINNRSELRWRQLQFMVFDLPDHQGHFSQRLEQMRSLISHANSPYLTLIPQSKIKDKADLMALLEQVVGGGGEGLMLHYQYGYYEYGRSSNIFKLKPFDDGDGVVTEHHQGKGKFSGMLGSLTIRLSDGQQIKIGSGFSQQERESPPPIGAVIRFKYFGKTAKGKPRFASYIGLAITP; via the coding sequence ATGAACATTACCTACCTCGTTTTTGCGCCTGTTTTATTGTACTTTTCGTTGTTTGGTTGCTGGGCAAAAACCAAGCATCCATTGCTCCAACATGCCAAAATTTGGCAACACAACTTAGACCTAAGTCAGTACTTGGTCAGTGAAAAATACGATGGCGTAAGAGCACGTTGGACCGGACAAAAACTTATATCTCGAAATGGCAACGAATTTTTAGCGCCGAAATGGTTTATTGCTAAGTTCCCTAAGGTCGCGCTCGATGGCGAACTTTGGGCGGGCAGAGGTAAATTTGAACAAACATTGAGCATCGTTAAACAATCGTCAAGCATTAACAACCGCAGTGAGTTGCGTTGGCGGCAGTTGCAATTTATGGTTTTTGACCTACCTGATCATCAAGGTCATTTTAGCCAACGGTTAGAGCAAATGAGGTCATTAATAAGTCACGCGAATTCGCCTTATTTAACCTTGATCCCACAAAGTAAGATTAAAGATAAAGCAGATTTAATGGCATTACTAGAGCAGGTCGTTGGTGGTGGCGGTGAAGGTTTAATGCTGCACTATCAATATGGCTATTACGAATATGGTCGCAGCAGTAACATATTCAAATTAAAGCCCTTTGATGATGGGGATGGCGTTGTAACAGAGCATCACCAGGGGAAGGGCAAGTTCAGTGGTATGTTAGGGTCGTTAACCATTAGGTTAAGTGATGGCCAGCAAATTAAAATTGGAAGTGGCTTTAGTCAACAAGAGCGAGAAAGTCCACCGCCGATAGGCGCAGTTATTCGATTTAAATACTTTGGTAAAACCGCAAAAGGTAAGCCTAGATTTGCCAGTTATATAGGATTGGCTATTACGCCTTAG
- a CDS encoding PGPGW domain-containing protein — MRHLKTKLYTALGAVLLLIGIVFIVLPGPAILFIPLGLALLSFEYPKARAWLKQYQRYSSKAARKTDQFVSRCRQRIS; from the coding sequence ATGAGGCATTTAAAAACCAAACTATATACGGCATTAGGCGCCGTACTGTTATTGATAGGCATCGTATTTATTGTGTTACCAGGACCTGCCATTTTGTTTATTCCACTAGGTTTGGCGCTACTGAGTTTTGAATACCCCAAAGCCCGCGCCTGGCTAAAACAATATCAGCGCTACTCAAGTAAAGCAGCGCGTAAAACAGATCAGTTTGTAAGTCGTTGTCGACAAAGAATAAGTTAG
- a CDS encoding ChaN family lipoprotein, translated as MKHKKMIAVALGAQLMLSACTTLSLAPSSSLQSLYDYQLIDSQSRASVSVAQTAKALADQDVIFIGEHHTHPGAHLLQMQLFQALYQQNPNLVLSLEQFSRPHQSVLNGYLNAKYGEETLIKEGEAWENYKSSYRPLVEFAKDHNLPVIAANAPIMHVRCVGQQGIEVLNKIPQEQRAWSSQKLNLEIKKYKDKFFQFLQDAGSKHGQLSEKQQQRMQNTYAAQLLRDTTMAESIQQAIVANPKAQIVHLNGSFHSDAHLGTVAVLEHIMPELSVSVISPVFIENADLHTIKQQDFAQGEYLLALKPLPPRYLDEQKEQVAVSALIKKRMAEKCEF; from the coding sequence ATGAAGCATAAAAAGATGATAGCCGTGGCGTTAGGGGCGCAACTGATGCTATCGGCTTGCACCACTTTATCATTGGCTCCCTCAAGCTCATTACAATCACTTTATGACTACCAATTAATTGATAGTCAAAGCAGGGCTTCTGTTTCAGTAGCACAAACCGCTAAAGCTTTAGCTGATCAAGATGTGATTTTTATCGGTGAACATCACACCCACCCTGGTGCGCATTTATTACAGATGCAATTATTTCAAGCTCTATATCAACAAAACCCAAATTTAGTGTTATCTTTAGAACAATTTTCTCGCCCTCATCAAAGCGTATTAAATGGCTATTTAAACGCTAAATATGGTGAAGAAACTTTAATTAAAGAAGGCGAAGCTTGGGAAAATTATAAAAGCTCTTATCGCCCGTTGGTTGAATTTGCCAAAGACCACAACCTACCGGTAATTGCCGCAAATGCCCCGATAATGCATGTGCGCTGTGTCGGGCAACAAGGAATTGAAGTACTGAATAAAATACCCCAAGAACAACGCGCTTGGTCAAGCCAAAAGCTTAATTTAGAGATAAAGAAGTATAAAGATAAGTTCTTCCAATTTTTACAAGATGCGGGCTCCAAACACGGTCAGCTAAGTGAAAAACAACAACAACGAATGCAAAATACTTACGCAGCCCAACTGCTAAGAGACACCACTATGGCAGAATCTATTCAACAGGCAATAGTGGCTAACCCCAAGGCACAAATCGTTCACTTAAATGGCTCATTTCATAGTGATGCTCACTTAGGGACAGTCGCCGTCCTAGAACATATTATGCCCGAACTATCGGTTTCGGTGATTAGTCCAGTGTTTATCGAAAACGCTGACTTGCACACCATCAAGCAACAAGACTTTGCTCAGGGCGAATATCTACTGGCATTAAAACCACTTCCGCCACGATACCTTGATGAGCAAAAAGAACAAGTTGCCGTATCTGCTTTAATTAAAAAACGGATGGCTGAAAAATGTGAATTCTAA
- a CDS encoding RND family transporter — translation MFDLTWWQMSTQQHNLYHRIFLSKPLLSGLLLLAVCVFFMMYINQFRLDASSDTLVLENDASVKFYRQVKDRYGSDNFLIMTLSPRQPIFQPASLDTLNQLSQTLQNLNQISNVVSILNVPLVNSPRVSLAQLQQQAPTLQSPETNLALAKIELTKSPLYKNLLISEDGSTIALLLFIEENQALANLSMQRAELTRLKLQQPLTSNQTQQLKLIERQYSQAAQVAQVDNAEFIATVRSIMQNYQAFAQLHLGGLPMITSDSIEFIRSDLTSFGFIVLAFIIITLAVAFSRVKWVVLPLITCVVTGAVMIGFLGLMNWPVTIVSSNFISLMLILTLSLLIHLIVRYQEYHWQNPQADQAEIVLQTLKKKLIPCVFTTITTIVAFGSLTVSDIRPVIEFGWMMSIGVSLAFVLVFTLFPIMVMFFKPGRPVNQHNVTKQLALGFANRLLGNKNKIFVFYSVLFALSLVGINQLTVENRFIDYFKKDTEIYQGMMLIDQKLGGTTPLDVLIDAPTVKEETDTVIGEEEEEELFAELGLDDDDFTEFEQPQETELNGYWFNVHQINNIANYHQYLDGLSQTGKVMSLMSGMSLINQVEPNSKKDDFTLAILYSKLPQQVKDIILSPYISADGDQIRFSIRVFESDKALKRSELLGQIQQGLTSQFQLQPEQISFTGMLVLYNNMLQSLFDSQIKTLGIVFFCILMMFIIMYKNVLLATITLVPNVISALLVLGIMGLANVPLDIMTITIAAICIGIAVDNSIHYVHRFQLEYQQCQDYQQAMLNSHASIGRAMYYTSITITLGFSILMFSNFIPSVYFGVLTGFSMLVALLANLSLLPLLLIQFKPFKTL, via the coding sequence ATGTTCGATTTAACTTGGTGGCAAATGTCAACTCAGCAACACAACCTTTACCATCGCATTTTTTTATCTAAGCCACTCCTATCGGGTTTGTTGTTGCTGGCGGTTTGTGTATTTTTTATGATGTACATAAACCAATTTAGGTTAGATGCCTCAAGTGATACCTTAGTGTTAGAAAACGATGCCAGTGTGAAGTTTTATCGGCAAGTAAAAGATCGCTATGGCAGTGATAACTTTTTGATCATGACCTTATCTCCTCGGCAACCAATTTTTCAACCCGCGAGCTTAGATACTTTAAATCAATTATCGCAAACTTTGCAAAACCTAAACCAAATCAGCAATGTTGTTAGTATCTTAAATGTCCCTTTAGTGAATAGTCCTAGGGTTTCGTTAGCGCAATTACAACAACAAGCGCCAACCTTGCAAAGCCCTGAAACCAATTTGGCGTTGGCCAAAATAGAGTTAACCAAAAGCCCTTTATATAAAAATTTATTAATCAGTGAAGATGGTAGCACCATTGCTCTCTTGTTGTTTATTGAAGAAAACCAAGCATTAGCCAACTTGTCTATGCAAAGAGCTGAATTAACAAGACTTAAATTGCAACAACCGTTAACCTCGAATCAGACCCAACAACTAAAGCTTATTGAACGCCAGTACAGCCAAGCTGCTCAAGTGGCGCAAGTCGATAATGCCGAGTTTATTGCAACGGTGCGGTCAATAATGCAGAATTACCAAGCTTTTGCTCAGCTTCACTTGGGTGGTTTACCGATGATCACCTCCGATTCGATTGAATTTATTCGAAGCGACTTAACCAGTTTTGGTTTTATCGTTTTAGCCTTTATTATCATTACTCTAGCGGTGGCATTTAGTCGAGTAAAGTGGGTGGTGTTGCCGTTAATTACGTGTGTGGTGACTGGCGCGGTAATGATAGGCTTTTTAGGGTTAATGAATTGGCCGGTCACCATTGTGTCATCAAACTTTATTTCTTTAATGCTTATTTTGACGCTGTCATTGTTGATTCATCTTATTGTTCGATATCAAGAGTATCATTGGCAAAACCCTCAGGCAGATCAAGCCGAGATCGTTTTACAAACCTTAAAGAAAAAACTTATTCCATGTGTTTTTACCACGATCACAACCATTGTCGCCTTTGGTTCACTGACGGTAAGCGACATCCGACCGGTTATTGAATTTGGTTGGATGATGAGCATAGGGGTGAGTTTAGCGTTTGTTTTGGTGTTTACTTTATTCCCCATTATGGTGATGTTTTTCAAACCAGGCCGGCCGGTGAATCAGCATAATGTCACCAAACAATTAGCGCTTGGTTTTGCTAATCGGTTGCTGGGGAATAAAAACAAAATTTTCGTTTTTTATAGTGTGTTGTTTGCTCTTAGCTTAGTTGGAATTAATCAACTGACGGTCGAAAATCGCTTTATTGACTACTTTAAAAAAGATACTGAAATATATCAGGGGATGATGCTTATTGATCAAAAGCTCGGTGGTACCACTCCTTTAGATGTGTTAATTGATGCACCCACAGTCAAAGAAGAAACCGACACGGTGATCGGCGAAGAAGAGGAAGAAGAGCTGTTTGCTGAACTTGGTCTTGATGATGACGACTTTACCGAATTTGAACAACCCCAAGAAACCGAGCTCAATGGTTATTGGTTTAACGTGCACCAAATTAATAACATTGCCAACTATCACCAATACCTTGATGGGCTCTCACAAACCGGCAAAGTGATGTCGTTAATGTCGGGGATGAGCTTAATCAATCAAGTCGAACCGAACAGTAAAAAAGATGACTTTACCTTAGCTATTTTATATTCAAAGCTGCCACAGCAAGTCAAAGATATTATTCTTTCACCCTATATATCGGCTGATGGCGATCAAATCCGCTTTAGTATTCGGGTCTTTGAAAGCGATAAGGCGTTAAAGCGCAGCGAATTATTAGGCCAAATTCAACAAGGGTTAACCAGTCAATTTCAATTACAACCAGAACAAATAAGCTTTACAGGGATGTTAGTCTTGTACAATAACATGCTACAAAGCCTGTTTGATTCACAAATAAAAACATTAGGGATTGTGTTTTTTTGTATTTTAATGATGTTTATCATCATGTATAAAAATGTGTTGTTAGCGACCATTACGCTCGTTCCCAATGTGATCTCAGCGTTGTTGGTATTAGGGATCATGGGCTTAGCAAATGTACCACTGGATATTATGACCATCACCATTGCGGCCATTTGTATTGGTATTGCGGTGGATAATTCAATTCATTATGTCCACCGCTTTCAGCTAGAGTATCAACAATGTCAGGACTACCAACAAGCGATGCTCAACTCACATGCCAGCATTGGTCGGGCAATGTATTATACCTCGATAACCATTACCCTAGGTTTTAGTATCTTAATGTTTTCTAATTTTATCCCATCAGTCTATTTTGGCGTGTTAACCGGCTTTTCAATGCTGGTGGCTTTATTGGCTAATTTATCCTTACTGCCGTTACTGTTGATTCAGTTTAAACCGTTTAAAACGCTTTAA
- a CDS encoding DUF3581 family protein codes for MFIEQYYCEKNQKVSFTREQASDFAKNVCDDFNPIHDIDAKRFCVPGDLLFAIILSKIGLSQHMTFQFKGMVTEGIELNFPTQSTKGGFITDDKEKEYLCFSQSGEHSQNENLVTSLIRSYVEFSGHTFPYILGDLMEKNKVMINPARPMVMYESMEIHLEHFAVKDVSLKLNEQETQLTVDGKRGQAKLFFDLISNGEVVGHGIKFMLLSGLKPYCKNEMQALTTQFFAMKNEHYTTL; via the coding sequence ATGTTTATTGAACAATATTATTGTGAAAAAAATCAAAAAGTCAGTTTTACCAGAGAGCAAGCGAGCGATTTCGCTAAAAATGTCTGTGATGACTTTAACCCAATTCACGATATAGATGCGAAGCGATTTTGTGTGCCTGGGGATTTATTGTTTGCGATTATCTTGTCAAAAATTGGTTTAAGTCAGCATATGACGTTTCAATTTAAAGGCATGGTAACGGAAGGGATTGAACTTAACTTCCCAACTCAAAGCACAAAAGGTGGCTTTATCACAGATGATAAAGAAAAAGAGTACCTGTGTTTTAGCCAAAGCGGTGAGCATAGCCAAAACGAAAACTTAGTCACTTCGTTGATTCGTTCCTATGTCGAGTTTTCTGGCCACACTTTTCCATACATTCTTGGTGATTTAATGGAAAAAAATAAGGTAATGATTAACCCAGCAAGACCCATGGTGATGTACGAAAGCATGGAGATACACCTTGAACATTTTGCTGTGAAAGATGTGTCATTAAAGCTTAATGAGCAAGAAACACAACTGACGGTAGATGGAAAACGTGGGCAAGCGAAGCTGTTCTTTGACTTGATCAGCAACGGGGAAGTCGTTGGCCACGGTATTAAATTTATGCTGTTAAGTGGGTTGAAACCGTACTGTAAAAATGAAATGCAGGCGTTAACGACTCAGTTTTTTGCGATGAAAAATGAGCATTACACCACGCTTTAA
- a CDS encoding DUF3300 domain-containing protein, producing the protein MSKSIALFTKVSFTTVVLLSAVLLANNALSSANAQDLQIQIPPETSVNNRQPVADSQNTLQTEQALSPNSKADSAVKAPLRLASNVPSTIASVTANEAEPTALKSHSQASELQYSDSPDDPPLVHYQQGELEQLLAPIALYPDSLLSHILIASTYPIEIVEASRWLANNTGLSASDVIARAENKDWDPSIKALLPFPAVVNKMSNELTWTQQIGDAFLEAQAQVLESIQTLRQQADEAGNLTKMENMKVTRVEKVIVIEPAKPEIIYVPYYDSRRVYGSWHWHYYPPIYWPEYAHFYPHHYGHNHSPYYWNSGVEVAIGFFFGRVSWRNHYVIVNHHSHHYRHHYGRYHKNKVHVSRGKQRHAKNHFVKAERWQHQPKHRKGVAYKSAHIAKRFNSQRPTQNTERLLRQQQKDKAINRHPGQFKSRDNDFDQRALNKSTVLANKLKGNRLERKESKRQHAIKSKEQTRQQPLVSKIKAERRELKRQPLNKSNSLATGKNITAVKKDVTKGQTQRLKRSYDNQGQINHRKSLRQKRETKKVKQKAP; encoded by the coding sequence ATGAGCAAATCTATTGCGCTTTTTACAAAGGTTAGTTTCACAACTGTGGTGCTGTTGAGCGCTGTTTTGCTGGCAAATAATGCGCTTTCATCGGCAAACGCTCAAGATCTTCAAATTCAGATACCACCCGAGACGAGCGTTAATAACCGTCAACCAGTGGCAGATTCTCAAAATACTCTACAAACGGAGCAAGCTTTGAGCCCAAACAGCAAAGCCGACAGCGCCGTTAAAGCGCCCTTACGGCTTGCTTCAAATGTCCCTTCAACAATCGCTTCGGTAACCGCAAATGAAGCTGAGCCAACAGCGCTAAAGAGCCATTCTCAAGCGAGTGAACTTCAATATAGTGACTCTCCAGACGATCCACCTCTAGTGCACTACCAACAAGGTGAGTTAGAGCAACTTTTAGCCCCTATTGCTTTATACCCAGATAGTTTGCTAAGCCACATTTTAATTGCTTCAACTTACCCTATAGAAATCGTAGAAGCCAGTCGCTGGCTTGCTAACAATACAGGCTTGTCCGCTTCAGATGTTATCGCTCGAGCTGAAAATAAAGACTGGGATCCAAGTATTAAGGCATTATTGCCATTTCCTGCTGTGGTTAACAAAATGAGTAATGAACTGACCTGGACCCAACAAATTGGCGATGCCTTTTTAGAAGCACAAGCGCAGGTTTTAGAGTCTATTCAAACCTTAAGGCAACAAGCCGATGAGGCGGGTAACTTGACAAAAATGGAAAACATGAAAGTGACTCGTGTTGAGAAAGTCATTGTAATTGAACCCGCTAAACCCGAGATTATTTATGTGCCATATTACGACAGTCGAAGAGTCTACGGGTCTTGGCATTGGCATTATTATCCGCCAATTTATTGGCCTGAGTATGCCCACTTTTATCCACATCATTATGGTCATAATCACAGCCCGTATTATTGGAATAGTGGGGTAGAGGTGGCCATCGGATTCTTTTTTGGTCGAGTCAGTTGGCGTAATCATTATGTGATCGTTAATCATCACAGTCATCATTATCGTCATCACTATGGTCGATACCACAAAAACAAAGTTCATGTTAGCCGTGGTAAACAACGCCACGCTAAAAATCATTTTGTTAAAGCTGAGCGCTGGCAGCATCAGCCTAAACATCGCAAGGGAGTGGCTTATAAGAGTGCGCACATTGCTAAGCGCTTTAATAGTCAGCGACCAACGCAAAACACTGAGCGCTTACTAAGGCAGCAACAAAAAGACAAGGCAATAAATAGACACCCTGGTCAATTTAAATCGCGAGATAACGACTTTGACCAACGAGCGCTGAATAAGTCGACCGTTTTAGCGAATAAACTTAAAGGCAATAGGCTTGAGAGAAAGGAGAGCAAACGTCAACATGCTATCAAGAGTAAAGAGCAAACTCGTCAGCAACCGTTGGTGAGTAAAATCAAAGCAGAAAGAAGAGAGCTTAAGCGCCAACCGCTAAATAAAAGCAACTCCTTAGCCACAGGAAAAAATATAACGGCGGTTAAAAAAGATGTGACGAAAGGGCAAACTCAAAGGCTGAAAAGATCCTATGACAATCAAGGTCAAATTAACCACCGTAAAAGTTTGCGCCAAAAGCGAGAGACAAAAAAGGTGAAACAGAAAGCGCCTTGA